A window from Staphylococcus succinus encodes these proteins:
- a CDS encoding 6-phospho-beta-glucosidase, whose amino-acid sequence MTKLPKDFLWGGALAANQFEGGYDEDGKGLSVIDVMTNGEHGQAREITQDIDDNKYYPNHIGIDFYNRYKEDIALFNEMGLKCLRTSIAWSRIFPKGDETEPNEAGLQFYDNVFDELLKYGIEPVITLSHFEMPLHLAREYGGFRNRKVADFFAHFAETVFKRYKDKVKYWMTFNEINNQMDTDNPIFLWTNSGVQVKAHEDPEEVLYQVAHNELIASAKAVKIGKEINPDFEIGLMISHVAIYPYSCNPEDMMEAVKANRLRFFFPDVQVRGYYPSYANKMLERKGYDIGWLDGDEQILREGTVDYIGFSYYMTTVVKHDAESYTGENVTNGGLAHSVDNPHIQQSDWGWAIDPTGLRYTLNVLYDRYQIPLFIVENGFGAIDEFDENGQIHDTYRIDYLKSHIEAAIAAVDEDGVNLMGYTPWGIIDIISFTTGEMKKRYGLIYVDRDNNGNGTLERKKKASFDWYRKVIETNGEVLN is encoded by the coding sequence ATGACAAAATTACCTAAAGACTTTCTATGGGGTGGCGCTTTGGCTGCCAATCAATTTGAAGGCGGATATGATGAAGATGGCAAAGGGTTAAGTGTAATTGATGTAATGACGAACGGTGAACATGGTCAAGCACGAGAAATCACTCAGGACATTGATGATAATAAATATTATCCTAATCATATCGGAATCGATTTCTACAATCGCTATAAAGAAGATATAGCACTGTTTAATGAAATGGGACTTAAATGTTTACGTACTTCTATCGCATGGTCTCGTATTTTCCCTAAAGGTGATGAAACAGAACCAAATGAAGCCGGACTTCAATTTTATGATAATGTTTTTGATGAGCTCTTAAAATATGGTATAGAACCTGTTATCACACTCTCCCATTTTGAAATGCCATTGCATTTAGCTCGTGAATACGGTGGCTTTAGAAATAGAAAAGTGGCTGATTTCTTTGCACACTTTGCCGAAACAGTCTTTAAACGCTATAAAGATAAAGTAAAATATTGGATGACTTTTAATGAAATCAATAATCAAATGGATACAGATAATCCTATTTTCCTATGGACAAATTCTGGTGTGCAAGTTAAAGCACATGAAGACCCCGAAGAAGTACTATATCAAGTAGCTCACAATGAACTCATCGCTAGTGCTAAAGCAGTGAAAATAGGAAAAGAGATTAACCCAGATTTCGAAATAGGCTTAATGATTTCTCATGTGGCTATTTATCCGTATTCTTGTAATCCAGAAGACATGATGGAAGCTGTTAAAGCGAACCGTCTCCGCTTCTTCTTCCCAGATGTACAGGTACGTGGTTACTATCCAAGTTATGCTAATAAAATGCTCGAACGTAAAGGCTATGATATTGGCTGGCTAGATGGAGATGAGCAAATATTACGTGAAGGTACTGTAGATTATATTGGTTTTAGCTACTATATGACAACAGTGGTTAAGCACGATGCAGAGTCTTATACCGGCGAGAATGTTACCAATGGTGGTTTAGCACATTCGGTTGATAACCCGCATATTCAACAAAGCGACTGGGGATGGGCCATTGATCCTACTGGTTTACGTTATACTTTAAACGTATTATATGATCGTTATCAGATACCACTCTTTATTGTTGAAAATGGCTTTGGCGCTATTGATGAATTTGATGAAAATGGCCAAATACATGATACTTACCGTATTGACTATTTAAAATCACATATTGAAGCGGCTATTGCTGCGGTTGATGAGGACGGTGTAAATCTAATGGGATATACACCTTGGGGCATTATTGACATCATTTCCTTTACTACTGGCGAAATGAAAAAGCGTTATGGTCTTATCTATGTAGATAGAGACAATAATGGCAATGGTACATTAGAACGTAAAAAGAAAGCGTCATTTGATTGGTATCGTAAAGTAATTGAAACAAATGGAGAAGTACTTAATTAA
- a CDS encoding DNA-binding protein yields MTTDIPEIGVPATKALKELGVTNLEEVASYERTTLLDIHGIGPKAIEILEQALKDVDLSFKNDVLPALPFKLTGDLNCDNAPKRRMMLEFLIGCALIEKEKLIKTVTENFVWNVVDAFQIQGLDAFYEELESHQVEIVSLNVTQNLSHGKFGALHGTQIAKDGSTIYFADFFEFESHQKDAKVKTITSYVIMDEGDV; encoded by the coding sequence ATGACTACGGACATACCTGAAATTGGCGTTCCTGCCACAAAAGCACTAAAAGAACTCGGAGTAACAAACTTAGAAGAAGTAGCAAGTTATGAACGAACAACGTTATTAGATATACATGGTATTGGTCCTAAAGCTATTGAGATACTTGAACAAGCATTAAAGGACGTAGATTTAAGTTTTAAAAATGATGTGTTGCCCGCGTTACCATTTAAGTTAACAGGAGATTTAAATTGTGATAATGCACCTAAAAGGCGTATGATGTTAGAATTTTTAATTGGTTGTGCCCTCATTGAAAAGGAAAAACTAATTAAAACTGTCACTGAAAATTTTGTTTGGAATGTAGTCGATGCATTTCAGATACAAGGGTTAGATGCTTTTTATGAAGAATTGGAATCACACCAAGTTGAAATAGTTTCATTAAATGTTACGCAAAATTTATCTCATGGTAAGTTTGGTGCGTTGCATGGTACTCAAATTGCAAAGGATGGTTCAACGATATATTTTGCAGATTTCTTTGAATTTGAAAGTCACCAGAAAGATGCTAAAGTAAAAACAATAACCTCATATGTCATTATGGACGAAGGAGATGTATAA
- a CDS encoding SRPBCC family protein, protein MSIQIEQNKIIFIRNFNATADQIFNAYTEQALFEQWFHPKGAITEVYTFNVQTEGNAFFAIRGPQGTSYTVTNYNDVQRPTLIDYYDYFADQDGNIDKTMAGMHNTIHIKDNKDGTTTIKSIAELPDAEAAQQLLDMGVEEGMDGTFDNLEALVKTF, encoded by the coding sequence ATGAGTATACAAATTGAACAAAATAAAATTATATTTATTAGAAATTTTAATGCAACGGCAGATCAGATATTTAATGCCTATACGGAACAAGCTTTATTTGAGCAATGGTTCCATCCTAAAGGCGCAATCACAGAAGTATATACGTTTAATGTTCAGACCGAGGGCAATGCATTTTTTGCTATTCGAGGCCCTCAAGGAACAAGTTATACTGTAACAAATTATAATGATGTCCAACGCCCTACACTTATTGATTACTATGATTACTTTGCAGATCAAGATGGGAATATCGATAAGACAATGGCAGGCATGCATAATACGATTCATATTAAAGATAATAAAGATGGCACTACAACCATTAAATCAATTGCTGAATTACCAGATGCCGAAGCAGCTCAACAATTACTGGATATGGGTGTTGAAGAAGGTATGGACGGTACTTTTGATAACTTGGAAGCACTAGTGAAAACATTTTAG